One Ooceraea biroi isolate clonal line C1 chromosome 6, Obir_v5.4, whole genome shotgun sequence genomic window carries:
- the LOC105276443 gene encoding AP-1 complex subunit mu-1 yields the protein MSTSAIYILDVKGKVLISRNYRGDIETGVIEKFMPLVMEREEEGNLTPIIQTPECTYAYIKYNNLYIVSTTKKNANISLVFVFLHKVVHIMQEYFKELEEESIRDNFVVIYELLDELLDFGYPQTTDSKILQEYITQEGHKLEIQPRIPMAVTNAVSWRSEGIKYRKNEVFLDVIESVNLLANANGNVLSSEIVGAIKMRVYLSGMPELRLGLNDKVLFESTGRGKSKSVELEDVKFHQCVRLSRFENDRTISFIPPDGEFELMSYRLNTHVKPLIWIESVIERHAHSRVEYMIKARSQFKRRSTANNVEIVIPVPNDADSPKFKTTIGSVKYSPEQSAITWIIKSFPGGKEYLMRAHFGLPSVVGEDVEGKPPIQVKFEIPYFTTSGIQVRYLKIIEKSGYQALPWVRYITQNGDYQLRTN from the coding sequence ATGTCGACGTCGGCGATATACATCCTGGACGTGAAGGGCAAGGTGTTGATCTCGCGAAACTACCGCGGCGACATCGAGACCGGCGTCATCGAGAAATTCATGCCGCTGGTGATGGAACGCGAGGAAGAAGGCAATCTCACGCCCATCATCCAGACTCCCGAGTGTACGTACGCGTACATCAAGTATAACAACCTGTACATCGTGTCTACCACCAAGAAGAACGCCAACATATCACTGGTATTCGTATTTTTGCACAAAGTCGTGCACATCATGCAAGAGTATTTCAAGGAACTGGAGGAAGAAAGCATACGCGACAACTTCGTCGTCATTTATGAACTGCTGGATGAGCTGCTGGACTTTGGCTATCCCCAGACCACCGACAGCAAGATCCTACAAGAGTACATTACCCAGGAGGGCCACAAGCTGGAGATACAACCTAGGATCCCCATGGCCGTGACCAACGCCGTATCGTGGCGCTCAGAGGGCATCAAGTATCGCAAGAACGAGGTCTTCCTCGACGTTATAGAGTCCGTGAACCTGCTGGCGAACGCCAACGGGAACGTCCTGAGCTCGGAGATCGTCGGTGCCATAAAGATGCGGGTTTACCTGTCGGGGATGCCGGAACTGCGTCTGGGTCTCAATGATAAGGTGTTGTTCGAGTCTACGGGCCGCGGCAAGTCGAAATCCGTCGAGTTGGAGGATGTCAAGTTCCACCAGTGCGTCAGGCTGTCCCGCTTCGAGAACGACCGTACGATCTCGTTCATCCCGCCGGACGGCGAGTTCGAGCTGATGTCGTATCGGCTGAACACGCACGTGAAACCGCTGATCTGGATCGAGTCCGTGATCGAGCGGCACGCGCACAGCCGCGTCGAATATATGATCAAGGCGCGGTCGCAGTTCAAGCGGCGCTCCACCGCGAACAACGTGGAGATCGTGATCCCGGTGCCGAACGACGCCGACTCGCCCAAATTCAAGACGACGATCGGCAGCGTCAAGTATTCACCTGAGCAGAGTGCTATCACGTGGATCATCAAATCGTTCCCTGGCGGCAAGGAGTACCTCATGCGGGCGCACTTCGGCCTGCCCTCGGTCGTCGGCGAGGACGTCGAAGGGAAGCCACCCATACAGGTGAAATTCGAGATACCGTACTTTACCACGTCCGGCATCCAAGTGCGTTATTTGAAAATCATCGAGAAGAGCGGCTACCAGGCGCTACCGTGGGTACGTTACATCACGCAGAACGGCGACTACCAGTTGCGGACGAATTAG